The following proteins come from a genomic window of Streptomyces sp. Sge12:
- a CDS encoding prepilin peptidase, translating to MGVALIVLAAGYGAAAGWLLPRAAYRFSVEPGEPWRDRCPQGHRVRGWLGPARCRVPAEVVVRDPGGRPPGSAAPHAYGRRAAPLAALVGALCALVGAAVGARPEAVAYVGLAPVVVLLSLVDRAVHRLPDVLTLPLAAALAAGLGAAALLPRAGGDWRLALLGGGALGAAYLLLHLINPDGMGFGDVKLALSLGVALGWYGWGVWSAGAFLGLLYGALYGLFLVLRSSERGHQSYAFGPFMAAGALTGVLLGGFGA from the coding sequence ATGGGTGTCGCCCTGATCGTCCTCGCCGCCGGATACGGCGCCGCCGCGGGCTGGCTGCTGCCGCGTGCCGCGTACCGGTTCTCCGTCGAGCCGGGGGAACCCTGGCGCGACCGCTGCCCGCAGGGGCACCGGGTGCGCGGCTGGCTCGGACCGGCCCGCTGCAGGGTTCCCGCGGAGGTCGTCGTGCGGGATCCCGGCGGCCGGCCCCCCGGGTCCGCCGCCCCGCACGCCTACGGGAGGCGCGCCGCCCCGCTCGCCGCCCTCGTCGGGGCGCTCTGCGCCCTGGTCGGGGCTGCCGTCGGGGCGCGGCCCGAGGCGGTGGCCTACGTGGGGCTCGCCCCGGTGGTCGTGCTGCTCTCGCTCGTGGACCGCGCCGTGCACCGGCTGCCCGACGTGCTGACCCTGCCGCTCGCCGCCGCCCTCGCCGCCGGGCTCGGTGCGGCCGCCCTCCTGCCCCGCGCCGGAGGCGACTGGCGGCTCGCGCTGCTGGGCGGCGGCGCGCTCGGAGCGGCGTACCTGCTGCTCCATCTGATCAACCCCGACGGCATGGGCTTCGGCGACGTCAAGCTGGCGCTCTCGCTGGGGGTCGCTCTTGGGTGGTACGGGTGGGGGGTATGGTCCGCGGGGGCCTTCCTCGGCCTCCTCTACGGGGCCCTCTACGGGCTGTTCCTGGTGCTGCGCAGTTCTGAACGGGGCCATCAGAGCTACGCGTTCGGCCCCTTCATGGCGGCCGGAGCACTCACCGGAGTGCTGCTGGGTGGTTTCGGAGCGTAA
- a CDS encoding DUF192 domain-containing protein: protein MANWRDGNGTLLVGADPREIPLEVAASYGARTRGLLGRDGIDGAMLLTPAASVHTFRMRFAIDVAYLDRGFGVLAVVTMAPGRLGLPRLRARHVLESAAGAMAGWGLRAGTTVEVDVPGRLTGG, encoded by the coding sequence ATGGCGAACTGGCGTGACGGCAACGGCACCCTGCTGGTCGGCGCGGATCCCAGGGAGATCCCGCTGGAGGTCGCGGCCTCGTACGGGGCGCGGACCCGCGGGCTGCTCGGGCGGGACGGGATCGACGGCGCGATGCTGCTGACCCCCGCCGCGAGCGTGCACACCTTCCGGATGCGGTTCGCGATCGACGTGGCCTACCTGGACCGCGGCTTCGGCGTGCTCGCGGTGGTCACGATGGCGCCGGGCCGCCTCGGCCTGCCCCGGCTCCGCGCCCGGCACGTCCTGGAGTCGGCGGCGGGCGCCATGGCCGGATGGGGCCTGCGGGCCGGAACCACCGTCGAGGTGGACGTACCGGGGCGTCTCACGGGCGGCTAG
- a CDS encoding SMI1/KNR4 family protein produces MTENARIKALEQIMPATHGADEDIDWPAVEAVWGTRFPADFIAFMGRFGAGSINGEASILLPLPKPGLQWDPAGMAEETDNARQTWEAEGGRSAFDVDPESIIAWGVTGGSDILCWLTSDPDPDRWPVLVCGRHTADSFAVYPYGMAEFLYRLCSDEFDVSPVSITFWDGGHLSFVHWRKAQRRWQEGRNPETGEPDPYAGEFAD; encoded by the coding sequence ATGACGGAGAACGCGCGGATCAAGGCGCTGGAGCAGATCATGCCGGCGACGCACGGCGCCGACGAGGACATCGACTGGCCGGCGGTGGAAGCCGTCTGGGGGACGCGCTTCCCGGCCGATTTCATCGCGTTCATGGGCCGCTTCGGCGCGGGCTCCATCAACGGCGAGGCCAGCATCCTGCTCCCGCTGCCCAAGCCCGGACTCCAGTGGGATCCGGCCGGGATGGCCGAGGAGACCGACAACGCCCGGCAGACCTGGGAGGCGGAGGGCGGCCGGTCCGCCTTCGACGTGGACCCGGAGTCGATCATCGCCTGGGGCGTCACCGGCGGGTCGGACATCCTGTGCTGGCTCACCTCCGACCCCGATCCGGACCGCTGGCCGGTCCTGGTCTGCGGGCGGCACACCGCCGACTCCTTCGCGGTGTACCCGTACGGCATGGCCGAGTTCCTCTACCGGCTCTGCTCCGACGAGTTCGACGTGAGCCCCGTCAGCATCACCTTCTGGGACGGCGGCCACCTCAGCTTCGTGCACTGGCGCAAGGCCCAGCGGCGCTGGCAGGAGGGCCGCAACCCGGAGACGGGCGAGCCCGACCCGTACGCCGGCGAGTTCGCCGACTAG
- a CDS encoding extracellular solute-binding protein, whose translation MQRRIFGTTATTAVLGLLIPLAGCGGSGDSAGDSGTLHLVAAEYGDSPATSSKPYWDKMAADFTEQNPGIKVEVELLPWADIDREVSRRVKDGKSPDMALMGSYSDFAAQGKLYPADELLSVTAEANFLQPLADAGSVGNTLYGLPFVASSRLLFYNEALFAKAGIKEAPKTWSDLKADAKALKDKGVKYPYALPLGPEEAHAEALIWELSNGGGYADSSGNYSLDSDQNIATWSWVKEHMVATGLTGPTPPSQLNRAEAFAAFLRGEVGMVNGYPSLAHEARTKGIGVATVAMPVSDNLGTGEVPPTVGVADWMMAFRQNGKRAEIGKFLDFVYQDKNLSDFAGRYHLLPSTVTASRTPAGGGLDKNDTQFLNALRGAQLYPVNDPSWLTVSDTIKRNIGRAVEPSGDPKLVLEDIASQASQASKKH comes from the coding sequence GTGCAACGGAGAATTTTCGGCACGACCGCCACCACGGCCGTGCTCGGCCTGCTGATACCTCTGGCCGGATGTGGTGGCTCCGGCGACAGTGCAGGTGACAGCGGTACGCTGCATCTGGTCGCCGCCGAATACGGCGACAGCCCGGCCACCAGTTCCAAGCCCTACTGGGACAAGATGGCGGCAGATTTCACCGAGCAGAACCCCGGAATCAAGGTCGAGGTCGAGCTCCTTCCGTGGGCCGACATCGACCGCGAGGTCTCCCGCAGGGTCAAGGACGGCAAGTCGCCGGACATGGCCCTCATGGGGTCCTACTCGGACTTCGCGGCCCAGGGAAAGCTCTATCCCGCGGACGAACTCCTCTCGGTCACCGCCGAGGCGAATTTCCTCCAGCCGCTCGCCGACGCGGGCTCCGTCGGCAACACCCTCTACGGCCTGCCGTTCGTGGCGAGCAGCCGCCTCCTGTTCTACAACGAGGCCCTCTTCGCCAAGGCCGGCATCAAAGAGGCCCCCAAGACCTGGTCCGACCTCAAGGCCGACGCCAAGGCGCTGAAGGACAAGGGCGTGAAGTACCCGTACGCCCTGCCGCTCGGCCCCGAGGAGGCACACGCCGAGGCGCTGATCTGGGAGCTGAGCAACGGCGGCGGCTACGCCGACAGCAGCGGGAACTACAGCCTGGACTCCGACCAGAACATCGCGACCTGGAGCTGGGTCAAGGAGCACATGGTCGCCACCGGACTCACCGGCCCGACCCCGCCGTCACAGCTCAACCGCGCCGAGGCCTTCGCCGCCTTCCTGCGCGGCGAGGTGGGCATGGTCAACGGCTATCCGTCGCTGGCCCACGAGGCCCGCACCAAGGGCATCGGGGTCGCGACCGTCGCCATGCCGGTCTCGGACAACCTCGGCACCGGGGAGGTCCCGCCCACCGTCGGTGTCGCCGACTGGATGATGGCCTTCAGGCAGAACGGCAAGCGCGCGGAGATCGGCAAGTTCCTGGACTTCGTCTACCAGGACAAGAACCTGTCGGACTTCGCCGGCCGCTACCACCTGCTGCCGTCCACCGTCACCGCCTCGCGCACGCCGGCCGGCGGCGGCCTGGACAAGAACGACACGCAGTTCCTGAACGCCCTGCGCGGAGCCCAGCTCTACCCGGTCAACGACCCGTCCTGGCTGACGGTCAGCGACACCATCAAGCGCAACATCGGGCGCGCCGTCGAACCGAGCGGTGACCCGAAGCTCGTCCTGGAGGACATCGCCTCGCAGGCCTCCCAGGCCTCCAAGAAGCACTGA
- a CDS encoding polysaccharide deacetylase family protein, which yields MSFLARANKKGVRACAAVVASAAAVAATVWGVAVLVGPGGTAASQHNVARPGDGDDGRPGQQPQGIPQGIAHASESGGNAVNITIDDGPDPRWTPKVLDVLRRHDAKATFCMVGPQAKAHPDLVKKVVAAGHRLCDHTMNHDTAMDKKPVAYQEQQILDAKKLIEEAAGGGAQVEYYRAPGGAFTPDSRRIAAAHGMRPLGWNVDTKDFDKPGTAAIVNAVKREIGNGPTVLFHDGGGNRSQTVDALDQVLSWLKEQGRPTGFPVRTAPDSPDASDAPDASAASTAP from the coding sequence ATGAGTTTCTTGGCGCGTGCGAACAAGAAGGGCGTCCGGGCCTGCGCCGCCGTCGTGGCCTCGGCCGCCGCCGTCGCGGCGACCGTCTGGGGCGTGGCCGTCCTGGTCGGACCGGGCGGAACCGCCGCCTCCCAGCACAACGTGGCCCGGCCCGGCGACGGCGACGACGGCCGGCCCGGGCAGCAGCCGCAGGGGATACCCCAGGGCATAGCCCACGCCTCCGAGAGCGGCGGCAACGCCGTCAACATCACCATCGACGACGGCCCCGACCCCCGCTGGACCCCGAAGGTGCTGGACGTACTGCGGCGGCACGACGCCAAGGCGACCTTCTGCATGGTCGGGCCGCAGGCCAAGGCCCACCCCGACCTGGTCAAGAAGGTGGTCGCGGCCGGCCACCGGCTCTGCGACCACACCATGAACCACGACACCGCCATGGACAAGAAGCCCGTCGCCTACCAGGAGCAGCAGATCCTGGACGCGAAGAAGCTGATCGAGGAAGCCGCGGGCGGCGGCGCGCAGGTCGAGTACTACCGGGCCCCCGGCGGCGCGTTCACCCCCGACAGCCGGCGCATCGCCGCCGCGCACGGCATGCGCCCCCTCGGCTGGAACGTGGACACCAAGGACTTCGACAAGCCGGGCACGGCCGCCATCGTCAACGCCGTCAAGCGCGAGATCGGCAACGGCCCGACCGTCCTCTTCCACGACGGCGGAGGCAACCGCTCCCAGACCGTCGACGCCCTCGACCAGGTGCTGTCCTGGCTGAAGGAGCAGGGCCGGCCCACCGGCTTCCCCGTCCGCACCGCCCCCGATTCCCCGGACGCCTCAGATGCCCCGGACGCTTCCGCCGCATCCACCGCCCCCTGA
- a CDS encoding MDR family MFS transporter, whose amino-acid sequence MVDTVKPAGTSEEVKPRSVRVVLMALMIAMLLAMLDNMIIGTAMPTIVGELGGLEHLSWVVTAYTLATAASTPIWGKIGDMYGRKGSFLTSIVIFLIGSALSGMAQDMGQLIGFRAVQGLGAGGLMVGVMAIIGDLIPPRERGKYQGMMAGVMALAMIGGPLVGGTITDHMGWRWSFYINLPLGAVALAMVTAVLHLPKKRSQGKIDYLGAALLTVAITSTVLVTTWGGTEYAWGSVEILALIVVGVLSTAAFLYAETKAAEPVMPLHIFRSRNFTLMSVIGFLVGFAMFGGVLYLPLFQQSVQGASATNSGLLLLPMLLSMMLVSLIAGRVTTSSGRYKIFPIAGGALMVVGMFLLATMDTGTTRLVSGLYMAVLGAGLGFLMQITMLVAQNSVEMKDMGVASSSATLFRTLGGSFGVALMGSLFTTRVTDTMAERLGPEAAGAAGSAQLDAASLAKLPEAVRDAYQHAVAAGTHSAFLLGAAIAVLGFAAAWFVKEVPLRGAGPTAPAGAADGDKAAPAAQESLAH is encoded by the coding sequence ATGGTGGACACAGTCAAGCCTGCGGGGACTTCGGAGGAGGTGAAGCCGCGCAGCGTACGGGTCGTCCTCATGGCGCTCATGATCGCCATGCTGCTGGCCATGCTCGACAACATGATCATCGGCACCGCGATGCCCACGATCGTCGGCGAGCTCGGCGGCCTGGAGCACCTGTCGTGGGTGGTCACCGCCTACACGCTGGCCACCGCGGCCTCCACCCCCATCTGGGGCAAGATCGGCGACATGTACGGGCGGAAGGGCTCCTTCCTCACCTCGATCGTCATCTTCCTGATCGGCTCCGCGCTCAGCGGCATGGCCCAGGACATGGGCCAGCTGATCGGCTTCCGTGCGGTCCAGGGCCTCGGTGCCGGTGGTCTGATGGTCGGCGTCATGGCGATCATCGGCGACCTGATCCCGCCCCGTGAGCGCGGCAAGTACCAGGGCATGATGGCCGGCGTGATGGCCCTCGCCATGATCGGCGGCCCGCTGGTCGGCGGCACCATCACCGACCACATGGGCTGGCGCTGGTCCTTCTACATCAACCTGCCGCTCGGCGCGGTCGCGCTGGCCATGGTCACCGCCGTGCTGCACCTGCCGAAGAAGCGGTCGCAGGGCAAGATCGACTACTTGGGTGCCGCGCTGCTGACCGTCGCCATCACCTCCACCGTCCTCGTGACGACCTGGGGCGGCACCGAGTACGCCTGGGGCTCCGTCGAGATCCTCGCCCTCATCGTCGTCGGCGTCCTGTCGACCGCCGCGTTCCTCTACGCGGAGACCAAGGCGGCCGAGCCGGTCATGCCGCTGCACATCTTCCGCAGCCGCAACTTCACCCTCATGTCGGTGATCGGGTTCCTCGTCGGCTTCGCGATGTTCGGCGGCGTGCTCTACCTCCCGCTGTTCCAGCAGTCGGTGCAGGGCGCCTCCGCGACCAACTCGGGTCTGCTCCTGCTGCCCATGCTGCTCTCGATGATGCTCGTCTCGCTGATCGCGGGCCGCGTCACCACGAGCAGCGGCAGGTACAAGATCTTCCCGATCGCCGGCGGCGCGCTGATGGTCGTCGGCATGTTCCTGCTCGCGACGATGGACACCGGCACCACCCGCCTCGTGTCCGGCCTCTACATGGCCGTCCTCGGCGCCGGTCTCGGCTTCCTGATGCAGATCACCATGCTGGTCGCGCAGAACAGCGTCGAGATGAAGGACATGGGCGTCGCCTCCTCCTCGGCGACCCTCTTCCGTACGCTCGGCGGCTCCTTCGGCGTGGCGCTGATGGGCTCCCTCTTCACCACCCGGGTCACCGACACCATGGCCGAGCGCCTCGGCCCGGAGGCGGCCGGAGCCGCCGGCTCCGCCCAGCTGGACGCCGCGAGCCTGGCCAAGCTGCCGGAAGCGGTACGCGACGCCTACCAGCACGCGGTGGCCGCCGGCACGCACTCCGCGTTCCTGCTCGGCGCGGCCATCGCCGTACTGGGCTTCGCGGCGGCCTGGTTCGTCAAGGAGGTCCCCCTCCGCGGCGCGGGCCCGACCGCCCCGGCCGGCGCGGCGGACGGCGACAAGGCGGCCCCGGCCGCGCAGGAGTCGCTCGCGCACTGA
- a CDS encoding TetR/AcrR family transcriptional regulator encodes MSSSSPQRRRGDTRQRIQDVALELFAEQGYEKTSLREIAERLEVTKAALYYHFKTKEDIIISIFEDLTRPIDELITWAEGQPRTLETKREVLRRYSEAMAAGAVLYRFMQENQATTRELSIGETVKKRLFTLVELLRTQDGPLTDQVRCVSALFTLHAGMMFLQHVEGDPEETRLAALEVATDLITQAHHQA; translated from the coding sequence ATGTCCAGCAGCAGTCCGCAGCGACGCCGTGGCGACACGCGTCAGCGCATCCAGGACGTCGCACTGGAGCTCTTCGCCGAACAGGGCTACGAGAAGACGTCGCTGCGCGAGATCGCGGAGCGGCTGGAGGTCACGAAGGCGGCGCTGTACTACCACTTCAAGACCAAGGAAGACATCATCATCAGCATCTTCGAGGACCTGACACGGCCCATCGACGAGCTGATCACGTGGGCCGAGGGCCAGCCGCGCACGCTGGAGACCAAGCGCGAGGTGCTGCGCCGCTACAGCGAGGCGATGGCGGCGGGCGCCGTCCTGTACCGGTTCATGCAGGAGAACCAGGCGACGACGCGCGAGCTCAGCATCGGCGAGACGGTGAAGAAGCGCCTCTTCACGCTGGTGGAACTGCTCCGCACCCAGGACGGCCCGCTGACGGACCAGGTCCGCTGCGTCAGCGCGCTGTTCACCCTGCACGCCGGGATGATGTTCCTCCAGCACGTCGAGGGCGACCCGGAGGAAACCCGCCTGGCCGCCCTGGAGGTCGCCACGGACCTCATCACCCAGGCCCACCACCAGGCATAG
- a CDS encoding alpha/beta hydrolase: MPEAASESWANDAKEPLSRFLTGVDTAHTGGPVNSTVLGHSYGTLVAGKALADHPDMPVDNVIFVGSPGVGVDHAKDLGVPPDHVWAATAKNDYINVAPSPNAVAGAWLGPLWPPGVIELLDDHSILYGTDPTTDDFGGRTFGVAPGKSLGEGGEPMPAHSQYWQGESLTNMGDIVAGRAK; encoded by the coding sequence GTGCCGGAGGCCGCCAGCGAAAGTTGGGCCAATGACGCGAAGGAACCGCTGAGCCGCTTCCTCACCGGGGTCGACACCGCCCACACCGGCGGTCCTGTGAACTCCACCGTGCTCGGCCACAGTTACGGGACGCTGGTTGCGGGCAAAGCCCTGGCCGACCATCCCGACATGCCGGTCGACAACGTCATCTTCGTGGGCAGCCCGGGTGTCGGTGTGGACCACGCGAAGGACCTCGGTGTCCCTCCGGACCACGTGTGGGCCGCGACAGCGAAGAACGACTACATCAATGTCGCCCCTTCGCCGAACGCGGTCGCCGGTGCCTGGCTCGGGCCGCTGTGGCCCCCGGGGGTGATCGAGCTGCTCGACGACCATTCCATCCTGTACGGGACCGACCCGACCACGGACGACTTCGGAGGACGCACCTTCGGTGTGGCTCCCGGGAAATCGCTCGGCGAGGGCGGTGAGCCCATGCCCGCACACTCGCAGTACTGGCAGGGCGAGTCCCTCACGAACATGGGAGACATAGTGGCAGGAAGGGCGAAATGA
- a CDS encoding nuclear transport factor 2 family protein, giving the protein MTDAPAVRPPLPPFTEESALAKVQAAEDAWNSRDPERVALAYTEDSVWRNRDRFLTGRAEIRAFLADKWERELDYRLRKELWAYTGNRISVRFEYEWHDAAGQWWRSHGNEQWEFADDGLMRRREASINDVPITAADRRLT; this is encoded by the coding sequence ATGACCGACGCCCCCGCCGTACGCCCGCCCCTGCCGCCCTTCACCGAGGAGTCCGCGCTCGCCAAGGTGCAGGCCGCCGAGGACGCCTGGAACAGCCGCGATCCCGAGCGCGTCGCCCTCGCGTACACGGAGGACTCGGTCTGGCGCAACCGCGACCGCTTCCTCACCGGCCGCGCCGAGATCCGCGCGTTCCTCGCCGACAAGTGGGAGCGCGAGCTCGACTACCGGCTCCGCAAGGAGCTGTGGGCGTACACGGGCAACCGCATCTCCGTGCGCTTCGAGTACGAGTGGCACGACGCCGCCGGCCAGTGGTGGCGCAGCCACGGCAACGAGCAGTGGGAGTTCGCCGACGACGGCCTGATGCGCCGCCGCGAGGCCAGCATCAACGACGTCCCCATCACCGCCGCCGACCGCCGCCTCACCTGA
- a CDS encoding TetR/AcrR family transcriptional regulator yields the protein MDDEEARTRLLDAAEELFYRHGIQAVGMDRIRTGSGVPLKRLYRIFPAKESLVTAYLERRDRRWTADLRNAVTGSPEPVLAVFDRLAAWFSEPDFRGCAFLNAHGELGAAAPAVVHTHKAALHALLAELAPAPGLADQLLILAEGAMTVAALNPGPEPAHRAREIAEVLLRAHRPPVTT from the coding sequence ATGGACGACGAAGAGGCCCGCACCCGACTCCTGGACGCGGCGGAGGAGCTGTTCTACCGGCACGGCATCCAGGCCGTCGGCATGGACCGGATCCGCACCGGCTCGGGGGTCCCCCTCAAGCGCCTCTACCGGATCTTCCCGGCCAAGGAATCCCTGGTCACCGCCTACCTGGAGCGCCGCGACCGGCGCTGGACGGCCGACCTGCGCAACGCCGTGACGGGATCCCCGGAGCCGGTGCTCGCCGTCTTCGACCGGCTGGCGGCGTGGTTCTCGGAGCCGGACTTCCGCGGCTGCGCCTTCCTCAACGCCCACGGCGAACTCGGCGCCGCCGCGCCCGCGGTCGTCCACACCCACAAGGCGGCGCTGCACGCCCTGCTGGCCGAACTGGCCCCCGCCCCGGGCCTCGCCGACCAGCTGCTGATCCTCGCCGAGGGCGCGATGACGGTGGCCGCCCTGAACCCGGGCCCGGAACCCGCCCACCGGGCCCGCGAGATCGCCGAGGTCCTGCTGCGGGCCCACCGGCCGCCGGTCACGACGTAG
- a CDS encoding SCO4225 family membrane protein — protein sequence MNARTLVRLTFANPASAIYLGLVGLAMAVATAVTLFSPDPGFVWVLPALCAFPLFLFVTLAEGAIRGEGQPETWLFITELVLCVLAQSLVLGTIVEASRGRLRRRPRPI from the coding sequence ATGAACGCTCGCACGCTCGTCCGTCTGACCTTCGCGAACCCCGCCTCGGCGATCTACCTGGGCCTCGTCGGCCTCGCCATGGCCGTCGCGACGGCCGTCACCCTGTTCTCCCCGGACCCCGGCTTCGTCTGGGTGCTGCCCGCCCTGTGCGCGTTCCCGCTCTTCCTCTTCGTGACGCTCGCCGAGGGGGCGATCCGCGGGGAGGGCCAGCCGGAGACGTGGCTGTTCATCACCGAGCTCGTCCTGTGCGTACTGGCCCAGTCGCTCGTCCTCGGAACGATCGTGGAGGCCTCGCGCGGCCGCCTCCGTCGACGGCCGCGGCCGATCTGA
- a CDS encoding OmpA family protein — translation MTKRHRVLAATAVAGLVIAGVQSVGVAVAHADDVKPSAPPGTEPSASAPVPIDSNAPGLKIPQGGTLAPVKVLDIAEVVEDLGGEQRRQETNQTVMMALQSEVLFPEDSAVFTAQAAARIQAIAQEINQQKATKIRVFGFTDDQGSYEHGKELSKKRADAVQAELVKTVTNPSVVFDVRGYSEDYPIADNGTEEGRKKNRRVEITFPRSDG, via the coding sequence ATGACCAAACGCCACCGCGTCCTCGCCGCCACAGCCGTCGCCGGGCTCGTCATTGCCGGCGTTCAATCAGTCGGTGTGGCGGTCGCGCATGCCGACGACGTCAAGCCGTCCGCGCCGCCCGGCACCGAGCCGTCGGCGTCCGCGCCGGTCCCCATCGACTCCAACGCCCCCGGACTGAAGATCCCCCAGGGCGGGACGCTCGCGCCCGTCAAGGTTCTCGACATCGCCGAGGTCGTCGAGGATCTCGGGGGGGAGCAGCGGCGGCAGGAGACCAATCAGACCGTCATGATGGCGCTGCAGTCCGAGGTGTTGTTCCCCGAGGACAGTGCCGTCTTCACCGCCCAGGCCGCCGCACGGATCCAGGCCATCGCGCAGGAGATCAACCAGCAGAAGGCCACCAAGATCCGGGTGTTCGGGTTCACCGACGACCAGGGGAGTTACGAGCACGGCAAGGAGCTCTCCAAGAAGCGGGCCGACGCCGTGCAGGCCGAGCTGGTCAAGACGGTGACCAATCCGAGTGTCGTCTTCGACGTCCGCGGCTACAGCGAGGACTACCCGATCGCCGACAACGGCACCGAGGAAGGCCGGAAGAAGAACCGCCGCGTCGAGATCACCTTCCCGCGCAGCGACGGTTAG
- a CDS encoding pilus assembly protein TadG-related protein, with translation MTWRRFGGDRGQAFPIYAVVVAGLLFAALAYFTIGKAAIVRSNAQGAADAAALAAAREARDTLLPGIDLAALSPQEWEQVLLGNRFDPSGDACAAARDFAAMNDATVTCDRSGTRFTVRSMTNGTVGDSVVPGTSGKRGEADARAEIVPRCHVKPGGAGGGADPEPTPTLTPAPTPEPPGSIKFSCGKGVVVDYNPTQPRAWRSLAAALFDIRLID, from the coding sequence GTGACATGGCGCCGATTCGGCGGTGACCGTGGTCAAGCCTTCCCCATTTACGCCGTGGTCGTGGCGGGTCTCCTCTTCGCTGCTCTGGCGTACTTCACCATCGGCAAGGCGGCGATCGTCCGCAGCAATGCGCAGGGAGCTGCGGACGCCGCTGCGCTCGCGGCGGCGCGCGAGGCCAGGGACACCCTGCTGCCCGGCATCGACCTCGCCGCCCTCTCGCCGCAGGAGTGGGAACAGGTCCTGCTGGGCAATCGGTTCGACCCGTCCGGAGACGCCTGTGCGGCCGCGCGGGACTTCGCCGCCATGAATGACGCGACGGTGACGTGCGACCGGTCGGGCACCCGGTTCACCGTCCGGTCCATGACGAACGGAACGGTGGGGGACTCCGTCGTACCGGGAACGAGCGGGAAGCGCGGCGAAGCGGATGCGAGAGCGGAGATCGTTCCTCGCTGCCACGTCAAACCCGGGGGGGCGGGAGGCGGCGCCGACCCGGAGCCCACACCGACACTGACACCGGCGCCGACACCGGAGCCACCCGGGTCGATCAAGTTCTCCTGCGGCAAGGGCGTCGTCGTGGACTACAACCCCACCCAACCGCGCGCGTGGCGTTCGCTCGCTGCGGCTCTGTTCGACATACGCCTGATCGACTGA
- a CDS encoding response regulator, translating into MAGLSVLIADGNPVIRAGLAAILCAAEDLDVIAQAADGREALSLTRRHAPDVILLDVRMPGVDGISALPHLVQMAPVLILTYSKEAEIVCEALLLGAGGYLVHGEFTTDELLRAVRDAPLGRPHFTPTAASALLAEVRSSSHPQRVVAQSSERMHNSVVFGLSSREVEIMDLIASGMNNQQIAASCFISEKTVKNHINRIFAKLQSATRSEAIARWLGTARPGVTGHG; encoded by the coding sequence ATGGCCGGACTGAGTGTGCTCATTGCCGACGGCAATCCGGTGATCCGGGCGGGCCTGGCGGCCATTCTGTGCGCGGCCGAGGATCTCGACGTCATAGCGCAGGCGGCGGACGGCCGCGAGGCGCTGAGCCTGACCCGGCGGCACGCTCCGGACGTGATCCTGCTGGACGTCCGGATGCCGGGGGTGGACGGGATCTCGGCGCTGCCGCACCTGGTGCAGATGGCTCCCGTGCTGATCCTGACGTACAGCAAGGAGGCGGAAATCGTCTGCGAGGCCTTGCTGTTGGGTGCCGGCGGGTATCTCGTGCACGGCGAGTTCACGACGGACGAGCTGCTCCGGGCGGTACGCGATGCTCCACTGGGGCGCCCCCACTTCACCCCGACGGCCGCCAGCGCGCTCCTCGCGGAGGTGCGGTCCTCTTCGCATCCGCAACGAGTTGTGGCACAGTCTTCAGAGCGGATGCACAACTCTGTTGTCTTCGGGCTGAGTTCCCGGGAGGTAGAGATCATGGATCTGATCGCGTCCGGGATGAATAATCAGCAGATCGCGGCCTCCTGCTTCATCAGCGAGAAGACAGTCAAGAACCACATCAATCGCATCTTCGCGAAGCTCCAGAGCGCCACCCGCAGTGAGGCGATAGCCCGTTGGCTGGGAACCGCCCGTCCAGGAGTGACCGGTCATGGGTAG